ACCGCGCGCTCGATGACGTTCTCAAGCTCGCGGACGTTGCCGGTCCATGAGTAGCCCTGCAGCGCCTGCAGCGCATCGACGGAGATCTTGTCCACCTCCTTCTTCATCCTCTCGGCGTACTTCTTGAGGAAGTGGAAGGCGAGCAGCGGGATGTCGTCCGAGCGCTCCCGGAGCGGCGGCAGGCCGATGTTTATGACGTTGATGCGGTAGAAGAGGTCCTCGCGGAACGCCGCTTCGCGCACCAGGGCCCCGAGGTCCCTGTTGGTGGCGGTTATGAGCCTCACGTCGACGTGCCGCGACTCCACGTCGCCGACCGGTCTCACCTCGCCCTCCTGCAGCACCCTCAGGAGCTTTACCTGAACCGCCGGCGGCACCTCGCCTATCTCGTCGAGGAAGATCGTCCCGCCGTCAGCCTCCTGGAAAAGGCCGCCCTTGTCGGCAATGGCCCCCGTGAACGACCCCCTCCTGTGGCCGAAGAGCTCGCTCTCCAAAAGGTGCACCGGTATCGCGGCGCAGTTGATGACGACGAACGGCATGTTCGCGCGGTTGCTCCTCGCGTGTATGGCCCTGGCGACCAGCTCCTTGCCGGTGCCGCTCTCGCCGGTGATGAGGACCGTCGAGGTGGTCGGGGCGATGTTCTCGATGGATTCGAAGATCTCCTGCATCCTGCGGTTCTTCCCGAGTATCCCCTCGTAGGAGACGCCGTCGGGCGCGCGCCGCTCCAGTTGCCTGAGCTTCGCGGCCAGGCGGAACCGGTCCATGGCCCGATCGAGTATGATAGCGACCCGCTCGATGTCGTCGAAGGGCTTGGTCACGTAGTCGTAGGCCCCGTTCTTCATCGCCTCCACCGCCGTGTCCACGGAGCCGAGCCCGGTTATCACGACGATCTCAGTGGGGACGTTGCTCCTCTTCGCCTGGTCGAGGAGCTTGAGCCCGCTGAGGCCCGGCAGCTTTATGTCCACCGCCGCGGCCTCGAATATCTGCGCGTTGATCTGTTCGAGCGCGTCCTCGGCGCTGCGGGCGACCGAGCAGCTCCACCCCCGGTCACGCGCGAGGCGCTCGAAGACCCTGGCTATGGCCGGATCGTCGTCGACTATGAGGAGATTTTTGGTCTTCAGCATCGTCTCGCGGGGCCGTCAATCGACCTCGTCCGCCTCCAGGTGCTTCTTCTTTATCTTCTCCACGAGCGTCGTCCTGTTGAGTTTGAGCAGGCTCGCCGCCTTGTTCTTGTTACCCCCGGTCTTGCGCAGGGCGCCCACGATCAGCCTCGACTCGTAGTCGCTCACCGCCTTCTTGAACGAGATCCCCTCGTCGGGGATGTCGACCTGCAGGGGCTCGCCCCCCGGGGCCGGCGACGCCGCCCTCGCCCCGCCCATCTTGTCCGACAGGTCGGACGGCTGTATGGTGTCGTCCTTCTTGAGCACGACCATCCTCTCGATCAGGTTCTCGAGCTCCCTCACGTTCCCCTTCCACGGCCAGGACATGAGCGCGTCGAGCGCCTCGCCGGATATGCCCTGGACCTTGCCCGCCCCCTCCTTCGCGTACTTGTGTATGAAGTGCTCCACCAGCAGCGGTATGTCCTCCCTGCGCTCGCGCAGCGGCGGGATGTGGATCGGTATCACGTTGAGCCTGTAGAAGAGGTCCTCGCGGAAACGCCGCTCGCGCACGGCGCATTCGAGGTCCTGGTTTGTCGCAGCGATTATCCTCACGTCGACCTCGTGCGTGGAGGTCGACCCGACCGGCTCGAACCTCTGCTCCTGAAGGACCCTGAGCACCTTGACCTGGAGCTTGAGGCTCATGTCGCCGATCTCGTCGAGGAATATCGTGCCGCCGTCCGCTGCGTCGAAGCGGCCCGCGTGCATGGCCACCGCGCCGGTGAACGCCCCCTTCACGTGGCCGAAGAGCTCGCTCTCCAGGAGCTCCTCGGGTATCGCCGCGCAGTTGACGACGACCAGCGGCTTGTCGCGGCGCGGGCTGTTGTAGTGAATAGCCCGGGCGACGAGCTCCTTGCCCGTGCCGCTCTCGCCTGTGATGAGGACGGTAGAGTCGGTCTCCGCCACCTTCTCGATCAAATCGTACACCTGGGCCATGGCGTCGCCGTGCCCGACTATGTTCTCGAAGCGGTACCTCTCGTGGAGCTGGCGCTTGAGCAGCCTGTTCTCCTCCTTGAGCTGGCGATGCTCGAGCGCGGTGCTGATGAGCGCCGCTATGTCGTCCAGCTCGAACGGCTTCGTGAGATAGTGGTAGGCGCCCGCCTTCATCGCCTCCACGGCGGAGGTGATCGTTCCGAACCCGGTGAGGACTATGGCCACGCAGGCCGGCTGCGCCTTCTTGAGCCTCCTTATGAACTCCACGCCGTCCAGCCTCGGCATGACCAGGTCCACCAGCGCCAGGTCCACGGCCTCCTTCTCCACGACGGCCAGGGCCTCGTCGCCGTCTTTGGCGGTGAGCACCTGGTACTTGAGGCCGGTGAGGAATCGCTCCAGCGCCTTCCTTATCGCCGCCTCGTCGTCAACTACGAGTATCCTTGCCATGCCGGCCCCCCTTGCCCTCAGTCTGGGCGGGCAGGCGCACGGTGAAGACCGTGCCCTTGCCCTCCTCGGACTCGCAGCTTATCCCGCCTCCGTGATCGCGCACGATCCTGTAGCTGATGGACAGCCCGAGCCCCGTCCCCTTGCCGGGCTCCTTGGTGGTGAAGAACGGATCGAATATCCGGTCGCTGATCTCCTCGGGCATTCCAGAGCCCGTGTCGCGCACGCGCACCGCCACGGTGCGGCCGTCGTCCTCGACGCCGGTCGTCACCTCCACCGTGCCGCCCTTGGGCATCGCGTGGCAGGCGTTGGTGAGCAGGTTGATGAAGACCTGCTGCAGCCTGTCGGGCGACGCCAGCACCTTCGGGACTCCCGAGTGCCCCCTGAACTCCATCTCCACGTTGAGCGAGCGCATCTCGCGCTGGATGAACGGGAATACGTTCTCGAGCAGGACGTTCACGTCCACCGCCTTGCGCTCGTGGTCGCGGGACACGCGGGAGAAGTCGAGAAGGTCGCTCACGATCTTCTTGCAGCGGATCGCCGCCTGCTCGACCTCGACGAGGTCGGCCAGCAGCCTCTCGTCGTCCTTCGCGTCCTTCTTCATGAGCTGGGTGAAGGCCAGTATCCCGCCGAGCGGGTTGTTGATCTCGTGCGCGACACCGCCCGCGAGCATGCCTATGGCCGCCATCTTCTCCTGCTGTATCATCTCGCGCTGCAGCCTCATCTCCTCGGTGACGTCGCGGTAGTACATGACCGCCTGGCGGCCCGCATCCCCCACGGAGAGCGGATAGGCGCTCGCCTCGTACTCGCGCCTTGCTATCTCGCAGCCGAGCCTTGAGGCCCTGAGGGAATCGGCCGCGAGCGACTCGGCCAGGGGACATCCCTCGCACGGGCCCTCCCTGCCAGCGAACGCCTCGTAGCATTTCCTGCCTATGACAGCCGCGATGTCGTTTTTGCACGCGGCGGCGAGCGAGAGATTGGCCCTCACTATCTCGAAATCCTCGGACACGATCTGGACCGGCGAGGTTATCGCGTCGAAGGTCGACTCCCACATGTATTTCCCGCGGGAGATTATCTCCACCAGCTCCTCGAGCTTTCTCACGCGCTCGGCCATGGCCCTGGCCTTTTTGAGCAGCTCATCGCGGCCTAAGCTGCCCAGATCCTGAAGGTTCTCATGGGAATCGGGCATGTAATTGACCCTCTTTTCTTAATGTAATCAGGAAGATAAATAAAAAGCATTCAAAACACTAGCGATTTTTTGACGCCCCATCTATCTTTTTGACATCACGCCATTTTTACCCACCTCTCCGGGTAAATATTAACCCCATTCGGACTCCAGGCTCTCTCCTCAGACGGAGCGGGGCGGTGCATTCTTCGCAGCGGATCGGGGGGCAATAAATGAAATTCCAAATCCCAAGCACCAATTACCAAATAAGCACCAATTACCAGGCACCAAATTCCAAACAAAACCATTTGATCA
This genomic interval from Pseudomonadota bacterium contains the following:
- a CDS encoding sigma-54-dependent Fis family transcriptional regulator — translated: MLKTKNLLIVDDDPAIARVFERLARDRGWSCSVARSAEDALEQINAQIFEAAAVDIKLPGLSGLKLLDQAKRSNVPTEIVVITGLGSVDTAVEAMKNGAYDYVTKPFDDIERVAIILDRAMDRFRLAAKLRQLERRAPDGVSYEGILGKNRRMQEIFESIENIAPTTSTVLITGESGTGKELVARAIHARSNRANMPFVVINCAAIPVHLLESELFGHRRGSFTGAIADKGGLFQEADGGTIFLDEIGEVPPAVQVKLLRVLQEGEVRPVGDVESRHVDVRLITATNRDLGALVREAAFREDLFYRINVINIGLPPLRERSDDIPLLAFHFLKKYAERMKKEVDKISVDALQALQGYSWTGNVRELENVIERAVVLVSGDTITAKDLPARLLSESFYLMNEEAGADITRYNYQDAKQRAMASFNRAYISALLKEAGGNISFASEKAGMDRSNFKKLIKRYGIDTSEYREEPGEEPAPKG
- a CDS encoding hybrid sensor histidine kinase/response regulator; translation: MPDSHENLQDLGSLGRDELLKKARAMAERVRKLEELVEIISRGKYMWESTFDAITSPVQIVSEDFEIVRANLSLAAACKNDIAAVIGRKCYEAFAGREGPCEGCPLAESLAADSLRASRLGCEIARREYEASAYPLSVGDAGRQAVMYYRDVTEEMRLQREMIQQEKMAAIGMLAGGVAHEINNPLGGILAFTQLMKKDAKDDERLLADLVEVEQAAIRCKKIVSDLLDFSRVSRDHERKAVDVNVLLENVFPFIQREMRSLNVEMEFRGHSGVPKVLASPDRLQQVFINLLTNACHAMPKGGTVEVTTGVEDDGRTVAVRVRDTGSGMPEEISDRIFDPFFTTKEPGKGTGLGLSISYRIVRDHGGGISCESEEGKGTVFTVRLPAQTEGKGGRHGKDTRS
- a CDS encoding sigma-54-dependent Fis family transcriptional regulator, with the translated sequence MARILVVDDEAAIRKALERFLTGLKYQVLTAKDGDEALAVVEKEAVDLALVDLVMPRLDGVEFIRRLKKAQPACVAIVLTGFGTITSAVEAMKAGAYHYLTKPFELDDIAALISTALEHRQLKEENRLLKRQLHERYRFENIVGHGDAMAQVYDLIEKVAETDSTVLITGESGTGKELVARAIHYNSPRRDKPLVVVNCAAIPEELLESELFGHVKGAFTGAVAMHAGRFDAADGGTIFLDEIGDMSLKLQVKVLRVLQEQRFEPVGSTSTHEVDVRIIAATNQDLECAVRERRFREDLFYRLNVIPIHIPPLRERREDIPLLVEHFIHKYAKEGAGKVQGISGEALDALMSWPWKGNVRELENLIERMVVLKKDDTIQPSDLSDKMGGARAASPAPGGEPLQVDIPDEGISFKKAVSDYESRLIVGALRKTGGNKNKAASLLKLNRTTLVEKIKKKHLEADEVD